The following are from one region of the Oreochromis aureus strain Israel breed Guangdong linkage group 1, ZZ_aureus, whole genome shotgun sequence genome:
- the LOC116311641 gene encoding NAD(P) transhydrogenase, mitochondrial-like — translation MSTLLRCICSSSVILSQRGVHLKFPGRRHFRTFPVLWDQKASRGVLYKDLVVGVPKETLQNERRVALSPAGVQALVKQGFRVQVESGAGDESKFSDQQYRDAGATITDVKGALGSDLVLKVRAPSLSEVDLLKPKSTLVSFIYPAQNQELMNKLSQRQSTVLAMDQVPRVTIAQGYDALSSMANIAGYKAVVLAANHFGRFFTGQITAAGKVPPAKVLVIGGGVAGLAAAGAAKSMGAIVRGFDTRPAALEQFKSFGAEPLEVDLKESGEGVGGYAKEMSKEFIEAEMTLFAKQCKEVDIIVSTALIPGKRAPILIKKEFVESMKDGSVVVDLAAEAGGNIETTKPGELHVYRGVTHIGYTDLPSRMATQASSLYSNNILKLLKAISPDKEYFHYEPKEEFDYGTIDHVIRGTLVMKEGRNMFPSPLPKTVPPPPVKPKTVAELEAEKVAAVSPFNRTMTSAGVYTAGLSTCLALGVISPNAAFTQMVTTFGLAGIVGYHTVWGVTPALHSPLMSVTNAISGLTAVGGLVLMGGGLTPSSLPESLALAAAFVSSINIAGGFLITQRMLDMFKRPTDPPEYNYLYLLPGATFVGGYGASVAAGYSIEQMMYLGSGLCCVGALAGLSAQSTSRLGNALGMMGVAGGLAATLGALKPSPELLSQMSLAMAGGGTLGLTIAKRIEISDLPQLVAAFHSLVGLAAVLTCIAEYMIEYPHLDTHPSAGVLKTVAYLGTYIGGVTFSGSLVAYGKLQGLLNSAPLLLPGRHMLNASLMAASVGGMVPFMLSSSYGTGMGCLLGVSGLSTVMGVTLTAAIGGADMPVVITVLNSYSGWALCAEGFLLDNNLMTIVGALIGSSGAILSYIMCVAMNRSLPNVILGGYGTTSTLGGKPMEIVGTHTEVNVDQTIDIIKEANNIIITPGWGLCAAKAQYPIADMVKMLKEQGKTVRFGIHPVAGRMPGQLNVLLAEAGVPYDVVLEMDEINDDFPETDLTLVIGANDTVNSAAQEDPNSIIAGMPVLEVWKSKQVIVMKRTLGVGYAAVDNPIFYKPNTSMLLGDAKKTCDSLQAKIRETYY, via the exons ATGTCGACCCTTCTCCGCTGCATCTGTAGCTCCTCTGTCATTCTGTCCCAGCGAGGGGTCCATCTGAAGTTCCCAGGAAGGAGGCATTTCAGGACTTTCCCTGTGTTATGGGACCAAAAGGCCTCCAGAG GTGTGCTCTACAAGGACCTGGTGGTTGGAGTTCCTAAGGAGACGTTACAGAATGAGCGTCGCGTGGCGCTGTCTCCGGCTGGGGTGCAGGCGCTGGTCAAACAGGGCTTCAGGGTGCAGGTGGAAAGCGGTGCCGGGGACGAATCAAAGTTCTCCGATCAGCAGTACAGAGATGCTGGAGCCACCATTACTGATGTTAAGGGAGCCCTCGGCTCAGACTTGGTCCTTAAG gttcGAGCCCCCAGTTTGAGTGAGGTAGATCTCCTGAAACCCAAATCCACCCTGGTGAGCTTCATCTATCCAGCACAGAACCAGGAGCTGATGAATAAGCTGTCACAGAGGCAGAGCACTGTGCTGGCCATGGATCAGGTGCCCAGAGTTACCATTGCACAAGGCTACGATGCACTCAGTTCCATGGCTAACATTGCTGG GTACAAGGCTGTGGTTCTGGCTGCCAACCACTTTGGCAGGTTCTTTACTGGTCAGATCACAGCTGCAGGAAAAGTCCCTCCAGCTAAG GTCCTGGTTATTGGAGGTGGAGTGGCTGGTTTGGCAGCAGCCGGGGCAGCCAAGTCAATGGGAGCCATAGTCAGAGGGTTTGATACCAG GCCAGCGGCTCTGGAGCAGTTCAAGTCGTTTGGGGCTGAGCCTTTAGAAGTAGACCTCAAAGAGTCTGGCGAGGGTGTTGGAGGTTATGCCAAGGAGATGTCAAAGGAGTTCATTGAGGCTGAGATGACTCTTTTTGCCAAGCAGTGTAAAGAAGTCGACATTATCGTAAGCACTGCCCTAATTCCCG GGAAGCGTGCACCCATATTGATCAAAAAGGAGTTTGTAGAGTCTATGAAGGATGGCTCTGTAGTGGTGGATCTAGCTGCAGAGGCAGGGGGCAACATCGAGACCACAAAGCCCGGAGAGCTGCATGTTTACAGG GGAGTAACGCACATCGGCTACACAGACCTGCCCAGCCGCATGGCCACCCAAGCCAGCAGTCTATATTCAAACAACATACTGAAGCTTCTGAAGGCCATTAGTCCAGACAAGGAATACTTCCACTATGAGCCCAAAGAAGAATTTGATTATGGAACAATTGACCATGTCATCCGTGGGACTCTTGTTATGAAG GAAGGCAGGAACATGTTCCCATCGCCTCTTCCAAAAACAGTCCCGCCACCGCCGGTGAAACCGAAAACGGTCGCAGAGTTGGAGGCCGAGAAAGTGGCGGCTGTTTCGCCCTTCAATCGCACCATGACCTCTGCTGGTGTCTACACTGCAG GCCTGTCTACCTGTCTGGCTCTGGGCGTCATCTCGCCCAATGCTGCTTTCACTCAGATGGTCACCACCTTTGGTTTGGCGGGGATAGTGGGATACCACACTGTGTGGGGTGTGACCCCCGCTCTGCACTCACCTCTCATGTCCGTCACCAATGCCATCTCAG GTCTGACTGCGGTAGGAGGCCTGGTGCTGATGGGTGGAGGTCTCACACCTTCTTCCCTGCCTGAGAGTCTTGCTCTGGCTGCTGCCTTTGTTTCCTCCATCAACATTGCTG GTGGTTTTCTGATCACCCAGAGGATGCTGGACATGTTTAAACGCCCCACCGACCCTCCTGAGTACAATTACCTGTATTTGCTGCCTGGGGCTACATTTGTTGGAGGATACGGAGCCTCTGTGGCTGCTGGGTACAGCATCGAGCAG ATGATGTACTTGGGCTCAGGTTTGTGCTGTGTCGGGGCGCTGGCCGGCCTGTCTGCCCAGAGCACCAGTCGCTTGGGGAACGCCCTCGGCATGATGGGAGTGGCAGGGGGCCTTGCTGCCACCCTCGGTGCCCTCAAACCCTCACCGGAGCTGCTGTCTCAGATGTCTCTGGCTATGGCCGGCGGGGGAACCCTGG GTCTGACCATTGCCAAGCGTATTGAAATCTCAGACTTGCCCCAGCTTGTGGCAGCTTTCCACAGCCTTGTGGGCCTGGCGGCTGTTCTCACATGCATTGCCGAGTATATGATTGAGTATCCTCACCTGGATACTCACCCATCTGCAGGTGTGCTCAAGACTGTGGCTTACCTGGGTACTTACATCGGAGGCGTCACATTCAGTGGATCACTGGTGGCCTATGGCAAGCTTCAAG GTCTTTTGAACTCTGCCCCCCTGCTGCTGCCTGGACGGCACATGCTGAATGCCAGTCTGATGGCAGCATCCGTTGGAGGCATGGTGCCCTTTATGCTTAGTTCCAGTTATGGTACTGGCATGGGGTGCCTGCTGGGAGTGTCTGGGCTTTCCACTGTCATG GGTGTAACGCTAACAGCAGCCATTGGAGGCGCTGACATGCCTGTGGTCATTACTGTGCTGAACAGCTACTCTGGATGGGCACTATGCGCCGAAGGCTTCTTGCTTGACAACAATCTCATGACAATTGTTGGAGCACTGATTGGCTCCTCTGGTGCAATCCTCTCCTACATCATGTGTGTG GCTATGAACCGCTCCCTGCCAAACGTGATCCTGGGCGGGTACGGCACCACCTCAACATTGGGTGGTAAGCCCATGGAGATTGTTGGCACTCACACTGAGGTCAATGTGGACCAAACCATTGACATAATCAAAGAGGCCAACAACATCATCATTACCCCAG GTTGGGGTCTGTGTGCAGCCAAAGCCCAGTATCCTATTGCAGATATGGTGAAGATGCTGAAGGAACAAGGCAAGACTGTGAG GTTTGGCATCCACCCAGTGGCCGGTCGTATGCCCGGCCAGCTGAACGTACTCTTGGCCGAGGCTGGCGTTCCCTATGACGTGGTCCTGGAGATGGATGAGATCAATGACGACTTCCCAG AGACAGACTTGACGCTGGTCATCGGTGCCAATGACACGGTGAATTCGGCGGCACAAGAAGATCCCAACTCTATAATTGCTGGCATGCCTGTCCTGGAGGTGTGGAAGTCCAAACAG GTGATAGTGATGAAGCGTACTTTGGGCGTGGGCTACGCTGCAGTAGATAACCCCATTTTCTACAAGCCCAACACATCGATGTTGCTGGGAGATGCCAAGAAGACTTGCGACAGTCTGCAAGCAAAGATCCGAGAGACCTACTACTAA
- the dtwd1 gene encoding tRNA-uridine aminocarboxypropyltransferase 1 isoform X2 gives MSVLVLQDKSVNRAKMSGLDKDQRHHPSCREKTLASDSSDSRELPSQQLQGLKLASHAVLEEAQQRGRLKCSKCGGSRMFFCYTCCSLVGMSLQDVPTVKLPVKIDIIKHPNETDGKSTAIHAKILAPSDVTIYTYPCIPEYQKDKVVLVFPGPRAVSVQDMMKCLHDRSHDFSDEPCRKRLKTEQVQGSTCTSESSESGTPDEAKSSVSKVDPLQRVVFIDSTWNQTNKISTDERLQDLLQVELKMRKTCFWRHQKGKPDTYLATIEAIYYFLMDFHEHCLDEEYSGEYDNLLFFYSYLHSIVNKAKTSAGKC, from the exons ATGAGTGTACTTGTGCTCCAAGACAAGTCTGTCAACAGAGCAAAAATGAGCGGCCTGGATAAGGACCAGCGTCATCATCCCAGTTGCCGGGAAAAAACACTGGCCTCTGATTCATCCGACTCCCGTGAGCTTCCCAGTCAGCAGCTCCAAGGGCTCAAATTGGCATCACATGCAGTGCTGGAGGAAGCACAGCAAAGGGGCAGGTTAAAGTGCTCTAAATGTGGAGGCTCGAGGATGTTCTTCTGCTACACATGCTGCTCCTTAGTGGGCATGAGCCTGCAAGATGTCCCCACAGTAAAG CTTCCTGTGAAGATAGACATCATCAAGCATCCCAACGAGACAGATGGCAAGAGCACTGCCATCCACGCCAAGATTCTTGCACCCAGTGATGTCACAATATATACTTACCCCTGCATACCTGAGTACCAAAAAGATAAG GTGGTGTTGGTATTCCCTGGTCCGAGGGCCGTCTCAGTTCAAGACATGATGAAGTGTTTACATGACAGGTCACACGACTTCTCTGATGAACCGTGCAGAAAGAGGTTAAAGACTGAGCAAGTTCAAGGTTCCACGTGCACCTCCGAGAGCTCAGAGTCGGGGACGCCAGATGAAGCAAAAAGCTCGGTGTCAAAGGTGGATCCCCTCCAGAGGGTGGTCTTCATTGACAGCACATGGAACCAGACCAATAAGATCAGCACAGACGAGAGACTGCAAG ATTTGCTCCAGGTAGAGTTGAAGATGAGAAAAACGTGTTTCTGGCGTCATCAAAAGGGCAAGCCGGACACTTATCTAGCTACTATCGAAGCCATATATTACTTTCTCATGGACTTCCACGAGCATTGCCTCGACGAGGAGTACAGCGGAGAATACGACAACCTTCTCTTCTTCTACTCCTACCTGCACTCGATTGTTAACAAAGCTAAAACCTCTGCGGGAAAATGCTGA
- the dtwd1 gene encoding tRNA-uridine aminocarboxypropyltransferase 1 isoform X1, translated as MAMSVLVLQDKSVNRAKMSGLDKDQRHHPSCREKTLASDSSDSRELPSQQLQGLKLASHAVLEEAQQRGRLKCSKCGGSRMFFCYTCCSLVGMSLQDVPTVKLPVKIDIIKHPNETDGKSTAIHAKILAPSDVTIYTYPCIPEYQKDKVVLVFPGPRAVSVQDMMKCLHDRSHDFSDEPCRKRLKTEQVQGSTCTSESSESGTPDEAKSSVSKVDPLQRVVFIDSTWNQTNKISTDERLQDLLQVELKMRKTCFWRHQKGKPDTYLATIEAIYYFLMDFHEHCLDEEYSGEYDNLLFFYSYLHSIVNKAKTSAGKC; from the exons ATGG CTATGAGTGTACTTGTGCTCCAAGACAAGTCTGTCAACAGAGCAAAAATGAGCGGCCTGGATAAGGACCAGCGTCATCATCCCAGTTGCCGGGAAAAAACACTGGCCTCTGATTCATCCGACTCCCGTGAGCTTCCCAGTCAGCAGCTCCAAGGGCTCAAATTGGCATCACATGCAGTGCTGGAGGAAGCACAGCAAAGGGGCAGGTTAAAGTGCTCTAAATGTGGAGGCTCGAGGATGTTCTTCTGCTACACATGCTGCTCCTTAGTGGGCATGAGCCTGCAAGATGTCCCCACAGTAAAG CTTCCTGTGAAGATAGACATCATCAAGCATCCCAACGAGACAGATGGCAAGAGCACTGCCATCCACGCCAAGATTCTTGCACCCAGTGATGTCACAATATATACTTACCCCTGCATACCTGAGTACCAAAAAGATAAG GTGGTGTTGGTATTCCCTGGTCCGAGGGCCGTCTCAGTTCAAGACATGATGAAGTGTTTACATGACAGGTCACACGACTTCTCTGATGAACCGTGCAGAAAGAGGTTAAAGACTGAGCAAGTTCAAGGTTCCACGTGCACCTCCGAGAGCTCAGAGTCGGGGACGCCAGATGAAGCAAAAAGCTCGGTGTCAAAGGTGGATCCCCTCCAGAGGGTGGTCTTCATTGACAGCACATGGAACCAGACCAATAAGATCAGCACAGACGAGAGACTGCAAG ATTTGCTCCAGGTAGAGTTGAAGATGAGAAAAACGTGTTTCTGGCGTCATCAAAAGGGCAAGCCGGACACTTATCTAGCTACTATCGAAGCCATATATTACTTTCTCATGGACTTCCACGAGCATTGCCTCGACGAGGAGTACAGCGGAGAATACGACAACCTTCTCTTCTTCTACTCCTACCTGCACTCGATTGTTAACAAAGCTAAAACCTCTGCGGGAAAATGCTGA
- the fgf7 gene encoding fibroblast growth factor 7: MRKWMLTWNLQNLFPGLYLHAIFLFGSVCVVYSDCTPEQLAAIMNCSKHERHTRNYDYMEGGDVRIRQLFSGTQWFLTIDDSGNINGTQDSTNCYSILEIRTVSEGGILAIKGIKSQYYISMNKAGQLQGKRIYNDNCNFKEVFLENYFNAYSSAKWTKKEMFIALSQKGKPMRGKKTRREHIASHFIPMKCKAEERRVD; the protein is encoded by the exons ATGCGCAAATGGATGCTGACATGGAACCTTCAAAATCTGTTCCCGGGACTGTACCTGCATGCAATCTTTCTGTTTGGCAGTGTGTGTGTAGTCTACAGTGACTGCACCCCTGAACAACTTGCCGCCATCATGAACTGTTCCAAACACGAGCGCCACACCAGGAATTATGACTATATGGAGGGAGGAGATGTGCGCATACGACAACTGTTCAGCGGCACGCAGTGGTTCCTAACTATTGATGACTCCGGCAATATCAATGGTACTCAAGACTCTACCAACTGCTACA GTATCCTAGAAATCAGGACAGTGTCCGAGGGAGGCATACTGGCtataaaaggaataaaaagccAGTATTATATTTCTATGAACAAAGCTGGACAGCTGCAAGGAAAG AGGATCTACAACGACAACTGCAACTTTAAGGAGGTTTTCCTAGAAAACTACTTCAATGCTTACTCCTCGGCCAAgtggacaaaaaaagaaatgttcatAGCCCTGTCGCAAAAGGGAAAGCCCATGAGAGGGAAGAAGACCAGGAGGGAGCACATTGCATCTCATTTCATCCCTATGAAATGCAAGGCGGAGGAGAGGAGAGTAGACTGA